From the genome of Candidozyma auris chromosome 2, complete sequence, one region includes:
- the HAP41 gene encoding Hap41p: protein MNATPCVPEERRPILTVKTSKNWVLPPRPKNARRARVDKKPKDKEKKCDKTMPAKLPVAAGAGAGAGAGAGAGACAGACAAAPQSSTPQPSSSPTHSTQSTPSMQPTSQPNQPITQSSSKPASTLPSKTPSPDTASGGTSSAAALASSIGVLDKENYQLKIKLLSLIHDYKRLKSHLMSSPMDPASPALVDADSPASTSRKRVFTEVNDPMNELILNMNHLSHRSPSDLQMPEEPFQQEQQKQKQQELEADDKQKRETSTTADSPADVSADVFNYINLDSGSENEDDEFDSTSLSRSVSPGCSETDGEGSLMTSLTRSTTVSTNNSSLVHDKKPGNMFKFYDLPAYSDSEYGFTFESIDPHDKMLSVIEEDHYNQVADFLEEKLLSNDVEYYVKKEGA from the coding sequence ATGAATGCCACTCCCTGTGTTCCCGAAGAGCGCAGGCCCATCTTGACCGTCAAGACCCTGAAAAACTGGGTGCTCCCTCCCAGACCGAAAAACGCCCGTCGGGCTCGTGTCGACAAGAAGCCAAAggacaaggagaagaagtgtGACAAGACTATGCCAGCGAAATTGCCagttgctgctggtgctggtgctggtgctggtgctggtgctggtgctggtgcttGTGCTGGTGCTTGTGCTGCTGCTCCCCAGTCATCAACACCTCAGCCTTCTCTGTCACCTACACATTCCACACAATCCACTCCATCCATGCAACCCACATCTCAACCCAACCAACCCATCACACAATCATCATCTAAACCAGCATCTACACTTCCATCCAAAACACCCTCTCCAGATACAGCTTCCGGCGGTACTTCGCTGGCCGCTGCGCTTGCATCATCGATTGGCGTGTTGGATAAGGAAAATTACCAGCTTAAGATCAAGTTGCTTTCGTTGATTCACGACTACAAGAGACTCAAGTCGCATCTTATGCTGTCGCCCATGGACCCAGCGCTGCCGGCATTGGTGGACGCTGACAGTCCGGCCTCGACGTCGAGAAAACGTGTTTTCACCGAGGTAAACGATCCCATGAACGAGCTTATCTTGAACATGAACCACCTTTCGCATAGATCCCCTTCAGACTTGCAAATGCCTGAAGAGCCATTTCAAcaggagcagcagaagcagaagcaacaaGAGCTTGAGGCGGATGATAAACAGAAACGTGAAACTAGCACCACTGCAGACTCCCCGGCGGACGTTTCTGCCGATGTTTTCAACTATATCAACTTGGATTCTGGCCTGGAAAATGAAGACGACGAGTTTGACCTGACGCTGTTGTCGCGGCTGGTTTCTCCCGGCTGCTCAGAGACAGATGGCGAGGGCCTGCTCATGACCTCTCTTACGAGATCTACTACAGTCTCCACAAATAATCTGAGTTTGGTGCATGATAAAAAACCAGGAAACATGTTCAAGTTCTATGACTTGCCAGCCTACCTGGACAGCGAATACGGTTTTACCTTTGAGTCCATCGACCCTCACGACAAGATGCTTTCGGTGATTGAAGAGGATCACTACAACCAGGTTGCAGACTTTTtagaagagaagcttttgagcaACGATGTGGAATACTATGTCAAGAAAGAGGGAGCTTAA
- the XKS1 gene encoding xylulokinase → MTSDLPQDLFLGFDLSTQQLKVIVTDTDLNAHKTYAVGFDDYFKEKYGIKKGVLTDDEEGEILSPVKMWLEAVDTVFGLMKEDGFPFKNVRGMSGSGMQHGSVYWSNDSHRALEHLGDASSLLEGLKDAFAVETSPNWQDHSTGQEIEAFEKVTDGPDHLAERTGSRAHYRFTGLQIRKIAVRKAPDIYKKTSRISLVSSFLASVLLGKIAPIEHADACGMNIYNIAKGQYDDELTALAAGVHPSLDGASDEETAAGVEELKRKLGPIDDITYEAMGTVSPYFVKRYGFSENAKVYSFTGDNLATIISLPVEQNDVLMSLGTSTTVLLVTEQFNPSSQYHLFKHPTMKNAYMGMICYCNGALAREYVRNDVNEKYKLNHDTWDKFDEILDSSTSFDNKLGIYFPLGEIVPNAAAQFLRCELLSDKSIKEIENWDCDEDVTSIVESQTISCRLRAGPMLSGSAGNAGHVQNSDNQKLKNLYGKLHDDFGDLYTDGKKQTFSSLTARPKNLFFVGGASKNTSIVRKMATIMGATEGNFQVEIPNACALGGAYKASWSHECEQKGSWLDYNEYIKRNFDFKEVDSLKVESKWENYFPAMGLLAKMEERLKHD, encoded by the coding sequence ATGACCTCTGATTTGCCTCAGGATTTGTTTTTGGGCTTTGACTTGTCCACTCAACAGTTGAAGGTGATTGTCACCGACACTGACTTGAATGCTCACAAAACCTATGCTGTGGGATTCGATGACtatttcaaagaaaagtaCGGCATCAAGAAAGGCGTTCTTactgatgatgaggaaggTGAGATTTTGTCTCCAGTAAAAATGTGGTTGGAAGCTGTAGACACCGTGTTTGGACTCATGAAGGAGGATGGGTTTCCATTCAAGAATGTGAGAGGTATGAGCGGCTCTGGAATGCAGCATGGATCTGTTTACTGGTCAAATGATTCTCATAGGGCTCTTGAGCACTTGGGTGACGCCCTGTCCTTGTTGGAAGGTTTAAAGGATGCCTTTGCAGTTGAGACTTCGCCTAATTGGCAAGATCACTCTACTGGGCAAGAAATCGAGGCATTCGAGAAGGTTACAGATGGTCCTGACCATCTTGCAGAGAGAACCGGCTCAAGAGCTCACTATAGATTCACTGGCCTACAGATTCGTAAAATCGCTGTCAGGAAGGCGCCTGATATCTACAAGAAAACCAGTCGCATCTCGTTGGTATCGAGTTTTTTGGCCTCTGTGCTTTTGGGAAAAATCGCCCCAATCGAGCATGCTGACGCCTGTGGCATGAATATTTACAACATAGCAAAGGGTCAGTACGATGACGAGTTGACGGCTTTGGCTGCTGGGGTTCATCCTTCATTGGATGGCGCCTCGGATGAAGAAACTGCTGCGGGAGTCGAGGAACTCAAAAGGAAATTAGGTCCTATCGACGATATTACCTACGAAGCGATGGGCACTGTCTCTCCCTACTTTGTCAAAAGGTACGGCTTCAGCGAAAATGCCAAGGTCTACTCCTTCACGGGCGACAATTTGGCCACCATTATTTCCTTGCCAGTAGAACAAAACGATGTCTTGATGTCACTTGGTACATCTACGACAGTTCTTTTAGTGACAGAGCAATTCAATCCATCGTCTCAATATCATTTGTTCAAGCACCCCACTATGAAGAATGCGTACATGGGCATGATTTGCTACTGTAATGGTGCATTGGCTAGAGAGTACGTCAGGAATGATGTGAATGAGAAGTATAAATTAAACCACGATACCTGGGACAAGTTTGACGAGATTCTTGATTCCTCCACAAGCTTTGACAACAAGCTCGGGATCTACTTTCCCCTTGGCGAAATTGTACCCAACGCCGCTGCTCAATTCTTAAGATGCGAGTTACTTTCCGATAAGCTGATCAAAGAGATCGAGAATTGGGACTGCGATGAGGACGTCACGTCTATTGTAGAGTCGCAGACAATCTCATGCCGTTTGCGAGCTGGGCCCATGTTGAGCGGCTCTGCTGGCAATGCGGGTCATGTCCAGAACTCCGATAACCAAAAGTTGAAAAATCTTTACGGCAAGTTGCACGACGACTTCGGAGACTTGTACACTGATGGTAAGAAACAGACTTTTAGTTCTCTAACTGCGAGACCTAAAAaccttttctttgttggtggtgcctCCAAAAATACAAGCATCGTGCGTAAAATGGCTACGATCATGGGTGCAACTGAGGGAAACTTCCAAGTTGAAATTCCAAATGCTTGCGCTCTCGGAGGCGCTTACAAAGCTAGTTGGAGTCACGAATGCGAGCAAAAGGGATCATGGTTAGATTACAATGAGTACATCAAGAGAAAttttgacttcaaagaagttgataGCTTGAAAGTGGAAAGCAAATGGGAAAATTATTTTCCTGCAATGGGTCTTTTGGCGAAGATGGAAGAGAGATTGAAACACGACTAG
- the LYS1 gene encoding saccharopine dehydrogenase (NAD+, L-lysine-forming), which translates to MSVTIHLRAETKPLEARAALTPTTTKQLLDAGFNVFVEESPQSIFEAKEYADVGASIVPAGSWKEAPKDRLILGLKELPENETFPLVHEHIQFAHCYKDQGGWQDVLKRFPAGKGTLYDLEFLENDEGRRVAAFGFYAGFAGAAIGVLDWAFKQTHDDSENLPAVSPYPNETALVEHVKKELDAAVAKTGGRLPSCLVIGALGRCGSGALDLFRKVGIPEDHLQKWDMAETAKGGPFQEIADADIFVNCIYLSKPIPPFINFDLLNKPDRKLRSIVDVSADTTNPHNPIPVYTIATVFNDPTVPVGTTAGPKLSVCSIDHLPSLLPREASEQFSKDLMPSLLQLPQRDTAPVWTRAKKLFNHHVSRLSN; encoded by the coding sequence ATGTCTGTCACTATACATCTCAGAGCTGAGACCAAGCCCTTGGAGGCAAGAGCTGCATTGACTCCTACAACCACCAAGCAATTGTTGGACGCTGGCTTCAACGTTTTCGTGGAGGAGAGTCCCCAGTCAATCTTTGAGGCAAAGGAATACGCTGATGTTGGCGCCTCCATTGTTCCCGCCGGTTCGTGGAAGGAGGCTCCAAAGGACCGTCTTATTCTTGGGTTGAAGGAGTTGCCAGAAAATGAAACGTTTCCATTGGTTCATGAGCACATTCAATTTGCTCACTGCTACAAGGACCAAGGCGGATGGCAGGACGTGTTGAAACGTTTCCCTGCTGGCAAGGGAACTTTGTACGACTtggagtttttggagaaCGACGAGGGTAGAAGAGTGGCAGCGTTTGGGTTCTACGCTGGCTTTGCTGGGGCCGCCATAGGTGTGTTGGACTGGGCATTCAAGCAGACTCACGATGACTCAGAAAACTTACCTGCGGTGTCTCCATACCCAAATGAGACTGCTTTAGTGGAAcatgtgaagaaggaattggACGCTGCTGTGGCCAAGACTGGCGGTAGGCTCCCGTCATGCTTGGTTATCGGTGCTCTTGGTAGATGTGGATCGGGAGctcttgatcttttcaGAAAGGTTGGCATCCCAGAGGACCACTTGCAAAAGTGGGATATGGCCGAGACTGCCAAGGGCGGCCCTTTCCAAGAAATCGCTGATGCTGATATTTTTGTCAACTGCATCTATTTGTCCAAGCCAATCCCTcctttcatcaactttgacTTGTTGAATAAGCCAGACAGAAAGTTGAGGTCTATTGTGGATGTCTCTGCTGACACGACAAACCCACACAATCCTATTCCTGTTTACACAATTGCCACGGTCTTTAATGATCCTACTGTTCCTGTTGGTACCACCGCTGGTCCTAAATTGTCCGTATGCTCGATCGATCACTTGCCAAGTTTGTTACCAAGAGAGGCATCCGAACAGTTTTCCAAGGATTTAATGCCTTCCTTGTTGCAGTTGCCTCAGAGAGATACTGCCCCTGTTTGGACCAGAgcaaagaagttgttcaacCATCATGTGAGCAGGTTGAGCAATTAA
- a CDS encoding anaphase promoting complex subunit CDC16, translating to MTRKQDVFITPPNPQSNLFESPGSSSSSFYNIDNVSEPLRNNAAQGTAAAAEEPISRVQKLRLWRHEAFLQHQYSTAEYIGDKILSMTSDPNDAFWLAQVYFQTGNYLRVKSLLTTSPEYEQSVACRYLMAHSLIKLERWEDALDVLGETNPFSKESHQRPKITEYGVRFEASMCYLRGLIYANQNNYERAKDAYKEAVMVDVKCYEAFDELIKNDYLTPAEQWEFINYLNYSDADDNDELVKLLYTSRLSKYINVPKFEEAENILKDEYRLNSNNDLLLSRAQHAFVQCNFDQCLEICETILDKDPYNCNTLPYYISCLYELGGRNKLFLKAHQLAESHPTHPIAWQAIGIYYLSIKKVIEARKFLSKATLLNPNNGQAWIGFAHTFAMDGEHEQAISAYAFAARLFPGNHMPNMFLGMQHLQMNNVSLAEEYLLASHHICNSDPLLLNEIGVVYYHKNQLDRAEAYLQDALTAARFLNSESKIWISINANLGHVYRRAAQYDKALDCFNQALKMNHKNDGTILSAIGLVYLKINNPFKAIGLIHDALALAPDDPISNDLLKRALEANRDAHSAFSVYAGGNITDSHTLSASTSTQSKTYEPLRSFNPSKVGSSKIATVFEDESRDRRRDRSNDDASIAALAERLKEGEESSDEEVMDIESD from the coding sequence ATGACTCGCAAACAGGATGTTTTCATTACACCGCCCAACCCCCAGAGTAACCTATTTGAGTCGCCAGGGTCACTGCTGTCGCTGTTCTACAATATTGATAATGTCAGTGAACCCCTTCGAAATAATGCTGCTCAAGGCACGGCTGCAGCAGCGGAAGAGCCCATTTCACGTGTTCAGAAACTTCGGCTTTGGCGCCACGAAGCGTTCTTGCAGCACCAGTATCTGACGGCAGAGTACATTGGAGATAAGATTCTCAGTATGACGAGTGATCCCAACGACGCATTTTGGCTAGCACAGGTGTATTTTCAAACAGGAAATTACTTGAGAGTGAAGAGCTTACTCACAACGAGCCCTGAATATGAGCAATCTGTGGCGTGTAGGTACTTGATGGCTCATAGTCTCATCAAGCTTGAACGGTGGGAAGATGCATTGGACGTATTGGGAGAGACAAACCCGTTCCTGAAGGAGTCACACCAGAGGCCAAAGATAACAGAATATGGCGTGCGTTTTGAAGCGTCAATGTGCTATCTTCGAGGGCTCATATATGCCAACCAGAATAATTACGAACGAGCCAAGGATGCGTATAAGGAAGCTGTGATGGTGGACGTGAAGTGTTACGAGgcttttgatgaattgatcaaaaacGATTACCTCACTCCTGCTGAACAGTGGGAGTTCATCAACTACCTTAATTACTCAGATGCTGACGACAACGACGAGCTCGTGAAACTACTATACACATCTCGTTTGAGCAAGTACATCAACGTGccaaaatttgaagaggcAGAGAATATCCTCAAAGACGAGTACCGTCTCAACAGCAATAACGACTTGCTCCTAAGTAGAGCGCAGCATGCTTTCGTCCAGTGCAACTTCGATCAATGTCTTGAGATATGCGAGACCATCCTCGATAAAGACCCTTACAACTGTAATACGCTACCGTACTATATAAGTTGCTTGTACGAGCTTGGAGGACGCAACAAATTGTTTTTAAAGGCTCACCAATTGGCAGAGTCACACCCTACTCACCCTATTGCGTGGCAAGCCATCGGTATCTATTATCTATCCATCAAGAAAGTTATCGAGGCGAGAAAGTTCTTGAGCAAGGCCACCTTACTCAACCCCAATAATGGACAGGCTTGGATAGGATTTGCACATACTTTCGCCATGGATGGAGAACACGAGCAGGCCATCAGTGCCTATGCATTTGCAGCTAGACTATTTCCTGGAAACCACATGCCCAACATGTTTTTAGGCATGCAGCATCTTCAAATGAATAACGTCAGCCTAGCAGAAGAATACCTTTTAGCATCGCATCATATTTGCAACAGTGATCCTCTCCTCCTCAATGAGATTGGTGTTGTCTACTACCACAAGAATCAACTTGACCGCGCCGAGGCATACCTACAAGATGCACTTACGGCAGCACGTTTTCTCAATTCCGAGTCCAAGATTTGGATATCTATAAATGCCAATCTAGGCCATGTCTACCGAAGGGCTGCACAATATGATAAAGCGCTAGATTGTTTTAACCAagctttgaagatgaaTCATAAAAATGATGGTACCATCCTCTCCGCAATCGGGTTGGTATATCTTAAGATAAATAACCCATTTAAAGCTATAGGGCTCATTCACGATGCGTTGGCGCTCGCCCCTGATGACCCCATATCAAATGACCTACTCAAGCGAGCACTTGAGGCTAACCGGGATGCACATTCTGCATTTTCGGTTTATGCTGGGGGCAATATCACTGACTCACACACACTTTCGGCTTCTACAAGTACACAAAGCAAAACCTATGAACCTTTGCGGTCGTTCAACCCGTCGAAAGTTGGTTCAAGTAAGATTGCAACGGTTTTCGAAGACGAGTCTCGGgacagaagaagagatcgGAGTAATGACGACGCTAGCATTGCAGCACTTGCAGAGCGGTTGAAGGAGGGTGAAGAATCTAGTGACGAGGAAGTCATGGATATCGAAAGCGACTAG
- the PUF3 gene encoding mRNA-binding protein PUF3 — protein MSSETIWSSNANPTVSPSASSIRLQEQVDPDMAKFFSNAPPTSGRRFSFTETGEFESQIFDFKSNFQASYAASTGGPHAPNISGVRNGQDLVSGNGIANNNGQAIQLGTASISGGIASRHPPKESFLNKFASVADATRDIELSNGLGTLSLDGNQRRTSFNSDHGIKPLMASPHGSLNENLNMPAPRSSRQQSISEKIDNFNNNSPIQNSAALSISSDLNATGSQSGIDVSKTSAPGNQSFWNPAGATSFTPSFPQNHFLDSSGFAVNAPFQNNPYNRANAPAMPPISPPPFMMANPAQFGEGMYGFMSYPSVGGQPETADGGNDKPTEADSTSSKDNKPSDPSSRASPPKSGAIPGVGLMNRQMNSGFVFNPFNPYAMYPQTTPSTSPGPVPPSMSPVAFENVMQQAPQSVPSNSSEGRPHTSASSGKRGKFGKGANSGHGKGGGHIYRSPLLEEMRSNSKNKDYSLKDIYGHAVEFTMDQHGSRFIQQKLPQASEEEREVIFNEIREISYDLMTDVFGNYVIQKYFEHGSEVQKGVLLECMKGKTYDLSLQMYGCRVVQRALEAISLEGQIQIVSELKNHVLVCAKDQNGNHVIQKSIEKIPFKNVRFILESLEDHIYHLSTHPYGCRVIQRLLEYSDMRDQKQILKELNKFTFYLIQDQYGNYVIQHILERGSHEDKEKILEVALGSIVNFSKHKFASNVIEKCIKHGSIEQRKRILQEVMIGNEDLTKESVDDDSPLALMMKDQYANYVIQKLVEGFDAKSQEKRNLVVKLRQYLKQISMRNNYGKHLASVEKMIIVAETALVEADRN, from the coding sequence ATGTCCTCAGAAACGATTTGGTCCTCCAACGCCAACCCAACGGTGTCACCCTCAGCATCCTCGATCCGGCTCCAGGAGCAAGTTGATCCTGACATGGCAAAGTTCTTTTCGAATGCTCCTCCGACAAGCGGCCGCAGGTTCTCGTTCACCGAGACCGGCGAGTTCGAGTCTCAGATTTTTGACTTTAAGTCGAACTTTCAGGCTTCCTACGCTGCTTCCACTGGCGGTCCCCACGCCCCTAACATCTCCGGCGTCCGCAATGGACAGGACCTTGTCCTGGGCAACGGCATCGCCAATAATAATGGCCAGGCTATCCAATTGGGAACAGCATCCATCAGTGGCGGCATTGCTAGCAGGCATCCTCCGAAGGAgagtttcttgaacaagtttgCCTCGGTGGCCGATGCCACTCGTGATATAGAATTGTCCAATGGCTTGGGCACGTTGTCTTTAGACGGCAATCAAAGAAGGACCAGCTTCAACAGTGATCATGGAATCAAGCCCCTCATGGCTTCTCCTCATGGTTCTTTAAACGAAAACTTGAATATGCCTGCTCCTAGATCATCGAGACAGCAGTCAATTAGTGAGaaaattgacaatttcaacaacaatTCTCCAATTCAAAATAGCGCTGCATTATCTATATCCTCAGACTTGAACGCCACCGGCTCTCAGCTGGGAATAGACGTGTCCAAGACAAGCGCTCCAGGCAAtcaaagcttttggaaTCCAGCTGGTGCCACTTCTTTCACGCCATCCTTCCCTCAGAATCATTTCCTCGACAGCTCGGGCTTTGCGGTGAATGCTCCATTCCAAAATAACCCTTACAATCGTGCAAATGCTCCAGCTATGCCACCAATCAGCCCTCCACCTTTCATGATGGCCAATCCGGCCCAGTTTGGTGAGGGCATGTATGGATTCATGAGTTACCCTAGTGTTGGTGGCCAGCCGGAAACCGCTGACGGCGGCAATGACAAACCAACCGAAGCTGACTCCACCTCATCTAAAGACAACAAGCCTTCAGACCCTCTGTCAAGAGCTCTGCCTCCTAAGTCAGGAGCCATTCCAGGTGTTGGCTTAATGAACAGACAAATGAACCTGGGCTTCGTTTTCAACCCTTTCAATCCTTACGCAATGTACCCTCAAACCACGCCATCCACATCACCTGGCCCGGTTCCTCCATCTATGCTGCCtgttgcttttgaaaatgtTATGCAACAAGCGCCTCAGTCAGTGCCTTCTAATAGCCTGGAAGGAAGACCTCACACTAGTGCATCTTCCGGAAAGAGAGGGAAATTCGGGAAGGGAGCAAACTCTGGGCATGGTAAGGGAGGTGGTCATATTTACCGTTCTCCCTTGCTTGAGGAGATGCGCTCTAATTCCAAGAACAAGGATTACTCTTTGAAGGATATCTATGGCCATGCTGTTGAATTCACAATGGATCAGCATGGCTCTAGGTTTATTCAACAGAAGTTGCCTCAAGCTAGTGAGGAGGAAAGAGAGGTAATATTCAATGAAATTCGTGAAATTTCGTACGACTTGATGACGGATGTCTTCGGAAATTATGTCATACAGAAGTATTTTGAGCACGGGTCTGAGGTTCAAAAAGGTGTTCTACTCGAATGTATGAAGGGAAAGACATACGATCTTTCGTTACAGATGTATGGATGTCGTGTGGTTCAACGTGCACTTGAGGCAATTTCGTTGGAGGGTCAAATTCAAATAGTTctggagttgaagaatcaCGTTCTTGTGTGTGCAAAGGACCAAAACGGTAACCACGTTATTCAGAAATCTATTGAGAAAATTCCCTTCAAAAACGTACGCTTCATCTTGGAAAGCCTAGAAGATCATATTTATCATTTATCTACACACCCGTATGGCTGCAGAGTGATTCAGAGGTTGCTTGAATACTCTGATATGAGAGATCAAAAACAGATATTGAAGGAATTGAACAAGTTCACGTTCTACCTCATCCAGGATCAATATGGCAACTACGTCATTCAGCACATACTTGAGCGTGGATCTCACGAGGATAAAGAGAagattcttgaagttgctcTTGGATCTATTGTGAATTTCTCGAAGCATAAGTTTGCTTCTAATGTCATTGAAAAGTGTATCAAGCATGGTTCCATCGAGCAACGCAAAcgaattcttcaagaggtTATGATTGGAAATGAAGATCTCACCAAGGAGTccgttgatgatgattctCCTTTGgcgttgatgatgaaggatCAGTATGCCAATTATGTCATTCAAAAATTAGTAGAAGGTTTTGATGCAAAGAGTCaggagaaaagaaacttggtggtgaagttgaGGCAGTATTTGAAACAAATCTCGATGAGAAATAACTACGGTAAGCATCTTGCTTCTGTTGAAAAGATGATCATCGTCGCTGAGACTGCTCTAGTTGAAGCTGATCGCAATTAA